Proteins from a single region of Gossypium arboreum isolate Shixiya-1 chromosome 1, ASM2569848v2, whole genome shotgun sequence:
- the LOC108483480 gene encoding probable disease resistance protein At5g43730, with protein sequence MEFVGPICEALKCLGDPTCTYIEHHRKLEDRRNDLQASLDRLNAMNRDVELRKKAELRWGRLLREEVKKWLEDVQTVNGKIQNIDERMQNVSCFSRGRLGKQVSQTVEEVKEIIEQGRFTGALVIDDPSIVGVPCQLEHLEGETAVIADIWKHLTSDGIGMVGVWGMGGIGKTTIMKHIHNKLLEITKSGPLFEKIIWVTVSQDFNITRLQQDIADAMNIEDLPKSEQKRTAVIRNKLRQIRHLLILDDVWEGFVLEKVGIPEPISSNRSKLVVTSRLKEFCRSIGCHEIVEVPPLSDEESMKLFLVHTGDGVLKVPPLNEILGDIVRECDGLPLAIKVIASSMKGINDVVEWRNALTELRNHVTSVKGTDKEIYERLKFSFDRLKDSNIQNCFLYCSLYPEDYKIPRVELIEYWIDEGFLEMGSRQQLHDRGHTILNRLINNCLLEKAGDDVKMHDVMRDMALYIKQPHFIVKAGTGLEELPSKPEWKKDVERASFMMNKVSEIPLSLSPNCGNLSTLLLKKNRSLKRISESFFQHMYSLNILDLSYTGIKQLPNSVSNLETLNALVLRGCYNLRYVPSLEKLKALRKLDLRGTGIEKVPKGLEMLTNLIYLNLCTESLKELPIAILPRLSCLQCLVLYVKSACVKMNRLELARLRKLEVFEGRFNELIDFNAYTKSIQGQQLTSYLLVMAPLGEGVDYVFRFKVNKHCDGCVYRLRKSLSKFPAVKTVSLTWGKEVIVEATLEVSGKLEMGPTNIVANLMKRRFKVQLMDEWWEPPLLPMKNVILSGCPIGREDPAELPSDVRSLRIFRCHNIRSLSDMPFFQQTNELGFCSIHDCRGIESVLELSSPSLSCTPFENLELLRLENLDNLHVLVKVAEASVVSTLSSQSIPAIFSHLKSFHIEGCSNMKQLFPFDLVHDLQNLENLIVRGCGQIEEIIGSEKEEENHKGNGTQGPTKFCLPKLKELELTCLPELKSICSSNREMVCNSLRKIEVRDCTNLKRMPLYLPLFQDTHQSAPSVRPFERFHVHPKEWWESVEWDYPNAKEVLRPWLHLY encoded by the exons ATGGAATTTGTAGGACCAATTTGTGAAGCGCTAAAGTGCTTAGGAGATCCAACATGTACATACATAGAGCATCACAGAAAACTTGAAGACAGGAGGAATGATCTTCAAGCGAGCCTAGACCGACTAAATGCTATGAACAGAGATGTGGAGCTGAGAAAAAAGGCAGAGCTTCGATGGGGAAGACTTTTAAGGGAAGAAGTAAAGAAGTGGCTTGAAGATGTGCAAACCGTCAATGGCAAAATACAGAACATTGATGAAAGAATGCAAAATGTGTCTTGTTTTTCACGTGGGCGCCTTGGGAAACAAGTTTCCCAAACAGTTGAAGAAGTGAAGGAAATTATTGAACAAGGTAGGTTCACTGGAGCTCTAGTAATTGATGACCCATCTATTGTTGGAGTGCCTTGTCAGTTGGAACATTTGGAAGGTGAAACCGCGGTGATTGCAGACATTTGGAAGCATTTGACGAGTGATGGAATTGGAATGGTTGGTGTATGGGGAATGGGCGGGATCGGGAAAACCACTATAATGAAGCACATACACAATAAACTATTGGAGATCACTAAATCTGGACCCTTGTTTGAGAAAATCATTTGGGTCACTGTTTCACAGGACTTCAACATCACCAGGTTACAACAAGACATTGCTGATGCTATGAATATTGAAGATCTTCCGAAATCTGAACAAAAGCGTACAGCTGTGATAAGGAACAAATTGCGACAAATAAGACATCTATTGATCTTAGATGATGTTTGGGAAGGTTTCGTTCTCGAAAAGGTAGGGATCCCTGAACCAATATCCAGCAATCGGAGCAAGTTGGTAGTAACTAGTAGATTGAAAGAGTTTTGTAGATCTATAGGCTGTCATGAGATAGTCGAAGTGCCTCCACTTTCCGATGAGGAGTCCATGAAATTATTCTTGGTTCATACCGGAGATGGGGTTCTAAAGGTTCCACCTTTGAATGAAATTTTGGGCGATATTGTTAGAGAGTGCGATGGGTTACCCCTTGCTATAAAAGTAATAGCTAGTAGCATGAAGGGAATAAATGATGTTGTCGAATGGAGGAATGCATTAACAGAGTTACGTAACCATGTAACAAGTGTGAAAGGCACAGATAAAGAAATATATGAGCGATTAAAGTTCAGTTTTGACCGTTTGAAAGATTCGAATATCCAAAATTGTTTCCTTTATTGCTCACTGTACCCAGAAGACTATAAAATTCCAAGGGTGGAATTAATAGAATACTGGATAGACGAGGGATTTCTTGAAATGGGGAGTCGACAACAATTGCATGATAGGGGTCATACTATATTAAATAGGCTGATAAACAACTGTTTATTGGAAAAGGCTGGAGATGATGTTAAGATGCATGATGTGATGAGAGATATGGCCTTATATATCAAACAACCTCATTTTATTGTAAAAGCTGGCACCGGATTGGAAGAATTACCAAGCAAGCCAGAATGGAAAAAAGATGTTGAAAGGGCTTCATTCATGATGAATAAGGTATCAGAAATCCCTCTAAGCTTGTCACCCAATTGTGGAAACCTTTCGACCTTATTACTGAAAAAGAATAGGTCCTTGAAAAGGATTTCCGAATCATTCTTTCAGCACATGTATAGTCTCAACATTCTTGACCTTTCTTATACCGGTATCAAGCAATTGCCCAATTCCGTATCAAACTTGGAAACGCTCAATGCATTGGTGCTCCGTGGATGCTACAACTTGAGATATGTGCCTTCACTAGAAAAGCTTAAGGCTCTACGAAAACTAGACCTCCGGGGAACAGGTATTGAAAAGGTGCCTAAAGGTTTGGAAATGTTAACAAATCTAATATATCTCAATTTATGTACTGAAAGCTTAAAGGAGCTGCCAATTGCAATTCTACCTAGGCTTTCTTGTCTGCAATGTTTGGTATTATATGTTAAATCAGCTTGTGTAAAAATGAATAGATTGGAACTTGCCAGATTAAGGAAGCTAGAGGTATTTGAAGGGAGATTTAATGAATTGATAGACTTTAATGCATACACCAAGTCTATACAAGGTCAACAGCTCACTTCTTACTTGCTTGTCATGGCACCACTTGGAGAAGGCGTAGATTATGTTTTTCGTTTCAAGGTCAACAAGCATTGCGACGGCTGCGTGTATAGGCTGAGGAAGTCACTGTCAAAGTTCCCAG CTGTGAAAACTGTGTCCTTAACTTGGGGAAAGGAGGTGATTGTGGAAGCGACTCTGGAAGTGTCTGGTAAGTTAGAAATGGGACCCACAAATATTGTGGCGAACTTGATGAAACGGCGTTTCAAAGTGCAGCTCATGGATGAGTGGTGGGAGCCTCCACTTCTACCTATGAAAAATGTGATATTAAGCGGGTGTCCAATAGGAAGAGAAGATCCAGCAGAGCTCCCAAGTGATGTTAGGAGTCTGAGAATTTTTAGGTGCCACAATATCAGAAGCTTAAGTGATATGCCCTTCTTTCAACAAACCAATGAGTTGGGGTTCTGCTCGATTCACGATTGCAGAGGGATAGAATCTGTGCTTGAACTGTCGTCACCATCCCTATCATGCACCCCATTTGAGAACCTTGAGCTCTTGAGGCTTGAAAATTTGGATAACCTTCATGTGCTTGTTAAAGTAGCAGAAGCATCTGTCGTTTCTACATTGAGTTCGCAGTCTATTCCAGCCATCTTTTCCCATCTTAAATCATTTCATATTGAAGGATGCTCAAACATGAAGCAGCTCTTTCCCTTTGACTTAGTACATGACCTCCAAAACCTAGAGAACCTCATAGTTCGTGGTTGTGGACAAATAGAGGAAATCATAGGATCAGAAAAAGAGGAAGAGAATCACAAGGGAAATGGAACGCAAGGTCCAACAAAGTTCTGCCTTCCCAAATTAAAGGAGTTAGAATTGACGTGCTTACCAGAGCTGAAGAGCATATGCAGTTCAAATAGGGAAATGGTATGCAACTCTCTTAGGAAAATCGAAGTAAGGGATTGTACCAATCTAAAAAGGATGCCTCTGTATCTTCCTCTTTTTCAAGATACACACCAATCAGCTCCTTCTGTTCGTCCTTTCGAAAGATTCCACGTGCATCCAAAGGAGTGGTGGGAATCAGTAGAGTGGGACTATCCGAATGCTAAGGAGGTTCTGCGACCTTGGTTGCACTTGTATTAG